The Syngnathus typhle isolate RoL2023-S1 ecotype Sweden linkage group LG11, RoL_Styp_1.0, whole genome shotgun sequence genome contains a region encoding:
- the LOC133161838 gene encoding lysosomal protective protein-like: MAAVVLLYLLLVRISEAAPTHDEVVNLPGIPKQPGFRHFSGYLSVAGGKHLHYWFVESQNFPASDPVVLWLNGGPGCSSLDGLLTEHGPFLVEDDGATLRENTQSWNKIANMLYLESPAGVGFSYSDDGTYATNDTEVSMLNYLALKEFFRLFPELSTNPLFLMGESYGGIYVPTLAERVMEDAALNLQGMAVGNGMSSYKLNDNSLVYFAYYHGLLGSHLWSRLQAWCCRRGRCDFHRNPDVNCSAALVEVQDIIYGSGLNMYNLYAPCPGGAAHRFSAERGTSFQFIVACFLFPGVVRPALLCCEQSRHVKGESTTSTLLLGWCYG, from the exons ATGGCGGCAGTGGTGCTGTTGTACTTGCTGTTGGTGAGGATTAGCGAAGCAGCACCGACCCACGATGAGGTAGTCAACCTTCCCGGGATTCCCAAGCAGCCGGGCTTCCGGCACTTCTCGGGCTACCTCAGTGTGGCGGGCGGCAAGCATCTGCACTACTG GTTCGTCGAGTCTCAGAACTTTCCGGCGTCCGACCCGGTCGTGCTTTGGCTCAACGGCGGTCCCGGCTGCAGCTCGCTGGACGGGTTGCTGACGGAGCACGGACCCTTCCTG GTGGAGGATGACGGCGCCACTCTGAGAGAAAACACACAATCCTGGAACAAG ATCGCCAACATGCTGTACCTGGAGTCTCCGGCGGGGGTGGGCTTCTCCTACTCTGATGATGGCACCTACGCCACCAATGAcacggag GTCTCCATGCTCAACTACTTGGCGCTGAAAGAGTTCTTCCGTCTTTTCCCCGAGCTGAGCACCAACCCGCTTTTCCTGATGGGAGAAAGCTACGGCGGCATTTACGTGCCCACGTTGGCCGAGAGAGTCATGGAGGACGCTGCTCTCAACCTTCAG GGCATGGCGGTGGGCAATGGAATGTCGAGCTACAAGCTGAACGACAACTCACTAGTATACTTTGCGTACTACCACGGCCTGCTGGGAAGCCATCTGTGGAGCCGCCTGCAGGCGTGGTGCTGCCGCCGAGGCAGATGCGACTTCCACCGAAATCCCGACGTTAACTGCTCGGCTGCC CTGGTTGAGGTTCAGGACATCATCTACGGCTCGGGGCTCAACATGTACAACCTCTACGCGCCTTGTCCGGGGGGCGCTGCCCACAGGTTCAG TGCGGAGCGAGGCACTTcattccagttcattgttgcttgcttcctctttccgggagtagtgcgcccggcgttgttgtgttgtgagcagagcaggcacgtgaaaggggagtcgacaactagtacgctgctcctgggctggtgctatggctag